From the genome of Paraburkholderia largidicola:
TTGTTTTCCCGAAGTCGAGAATCTGCCTGTTCGTACATGGTTGTTTTTGGCATCGGCACGGTGGATGCCGATTGGCCTCAACGCCGAAGTCGAATGGGGGGTTTTGGCTGAGCAAGTTCGATCGAAACATCGAACGAGACGAATGCAACGCAAGAGACTTAGAAGCGCTCGGATGGAGGGTTGTGGTTATTTGGGAATGTGAGACTCGCGATGCCGAAACACTGTATCAAAAACTCCGGCGCGAACTCATCAAGCGCTCGACGGAAGAATCGAAGTAGGGTGTTCTCCCCCTTTAGGCTACGTTG
Proteins encoded in this window:
- a CDS encoding very short patch repair endonuclease; translation: MRRVRQKDTLPELRVRRIAHAMGLRFRLHRKDLPGRPDLVFPKSRICLFVHGCFWHRHGGCRLASTPKSNGGFWLSKFDRNIERDECNARDLEALGWRVVVIWECETRDAETLYQKLRRELIKRSTEESK